A window from Apteryx mantelli isolate bAptMan1 chromosome 15, bAptMan1.hap1, whole genome shotgun sequence encodes these proteins:
- the HYKK gene encoding hydroxylysine kinase, which produces MSSGNDCQTFTKPAFGEKEATELVDRVFGLKVSWIRPLPSYADQNFHVRISGNEGAPEGADEYVLKITNLEDSRKPDLIETQTQAMMFLSAEGFPSAVPYLTKDGNVMSLVSGGAGSGNTKYMVRLLTYLPGTPVAKIATNTQILYEIGKLAASLDKALTEKFQHPSVKSLHRGQFIWNLANVPLLDQYIYVLGQNKYREVVEQVIQQFKGKVIPKLTSFRACINHGDLNDHNILVDFSSTSLETPQYRVSGILDFNDMSYGYYVFEVAITIMYMMIESTDPLSVGGHVLAGFESILPLTEEERAALFLLVCGRFSQSLVIAAHTALQYPENKEYLMITAKTGWKHLVKMFEVGQEAVEKLWFETAKAYMNHGPAE; this is translated from the exons ATGTCGTCTGGAAATGACTGCCAAACATTCACCAAACCAGCATTTGGTGAAAAGGAAGCGACTGAGCTGGTTGACAGAGTATTTGGATTAAAGGTGTCCTGGATCAGGCCTCTCCCCAGCTACGCCGACCAGAATTTCCACGTGCGTATCTCGGGGAACGAAGGTGCGCCTGAAGGTGCTGATGAGTATGTCCTCAAAATCACCAATTTGGAAGACAGCCGGAAGCCTGACCTCATCGAAACGCAGACCCAGGCCATGATGTTCCTCAGCGCAGAAGGCTTTCCTTCAGCTGTGCCTTACCTTACAAAAGATGGTAACGTCATGTCTTTGGTGTCAGGAG GTGCTGGATCTGGGAACACAAAGTACATGGTCAGACTGCTGACTTACCTGCCAGGTACACCTGTGGCAAAAATTGCTACAAATACGCAGATTTTGTATGAGATTGGTAAGCTAGCTGCCAGTTTGGATAAAGCTCTCACAGAG aaattccAGCATCCATCAGTAAAAAGTCTGCATCGAGGGCAATTCATTTGGAACCTGGCAAATGTCCCTCTTCTAGACCAGTATATTTATGTCTTGGGCCAGAACAAATATCGTGAAGTTGTGGAGCAAGTTATTCAACAATTTAAAGGGAAAGTAATACCAAAGCTAACCAGTTTTCGAGCCT GTATCAATCATGGAGATCTTAATGACCACAATATTTTAGTAGACTTCAGCTCTACTTCCCTCGAGACTCCTCAGTACAGAGTGTCTGGCATTCTGGATTTTAATGACATGAGTTATGGGTATTATGTATTTGAAGTCGCAATAACTATCATGTACATGATGATTGAGAGCACAGATCCTCTGAGTGTTGGAGGGCATGTTCTGGCAGGGTTTGAAAGCATCCTGcccctgacagaggaggagagagCTGCTCTCTTTCTCCTGGTGTGTGGGAGGTTTTCGCAGTCGCTTGTTATAGCAGCCCACACGGCTCTCCAGTACCCAGAGAATAAGGAGTACCTCATGATCACAGCAAAAACTGGATGGAAACACTTGGTGAAAATGTTCGAGGTGGGCCAGGAAGCTGTGGAGAAGCTGTGGTTTGAGACTGCAAAAGCATATATGAACCATGGGCCTGCAGAGTAG
- the PSMA4 gene encoding proteasome subunit alpha type-4, translated as MSRRYDSRTTIFSPEGRLYQVEYAMEAIGHAGTCLGILANDGVLLAAERRNIHKLLDEVFFSEKIYKLNEDMACSVAGITSDANVLTNELRLIAQRYLLQYQEPIPCEQLVTALCDIKQAYTQFGGKRPFGVSLLYIGWDKHYGFQLYQSDPSGNYGGWKATCIGNNSAAAVSMLKQDYKEGEMTLKTALALAIKVLNKTMDVSKLSAEKVEIATLTRENGKTVIRVLKQKEVEQLIKQHEEEEAKAEREKKEKEQKEKDK; from the exons ATG TCTCGAAGATATGACTCCAGAACTACCATATTTTCTCCAGAAG GTCGCTTGTATCAGGTTGAATATGCCATGGAAGCAATTGGACATGCAGGTACTTGCTTGGGAATTCTAGCAAATGATGGTGTTTTGCTAGCAGCAGAGAGGCGCAACATTCACAAACTTCTTGATGAAGTCTTTTTCTCGGAGAAAATATACAAACTCAATGA GGATATGGCTTGCAGCGTTGCTGGGATAACTTCAGACGCCAATGTCCTAACAAATGAACTGAGACTGATTGCACAGAG GTATCTGTTACAATACCAAGAGCCTATTCCTTGCGAACAACTGGTAACAGCACTATGTGATATCAAGCAGGCTTATACACAGTTTGGAG GAAAACGTCCTTTTGGTGTTTCATTGCTGTACATTGGCTGGGATAAGCATTATGGATTTCAGCTGTATCAAAGTGATCCTAGTGGAAATTACGGAGGGTGGAAAGCTACATGCATTGGGAATAACAGTGCT GCAGCTGTGTCGATGCTAAAACAAGACTACAAAGAAGGAGAAATGACCTTAAAGACTGCACTTGCATTAGCCATTAAGGTTCTAAACAAAACCATGGACGTTAGCAAACTCTCTGCAGAGAAAG TTGAAATTGCAACATTGACAAGAGAGAACGGAAAGACGGTAATAAGGGTTCTGAAGCAAAAGGAGGTGGAACAGTTGATAAAACAAcatgaggaggaagaagcaaaagCTGAACgcgaaaagaaggaaaaagaacaaaaagaaaaggataaataG